In the genome of Triticum urartu cultivar G1812 chromosome 5, Tu2.1, whole genome shotgun sequence, one region contains:
- the LOC125508734 gene encoding uncharacterized protein LOC125508734, producing MAGAESALPAVDHVVLDNSDTEVSEVVECDSTVVEVLDKSAGEEVRLQFPLGNKEDVESLGTVCDLENNEGNVAEATTLNVVALEMSISSKVSDESISLGCQTPRGNIFDPFAPGPEEALCGAPKKNVVRGVETLSRRKLIFESDDFPVKRLSFEFDDSEEEDLYLQGICKMFLDLIISNQALEATGDGEAVLIDAAIPPESYKTPESKPLLTGIADTCPDAPLRPSLKMIKLSPGICRKLDFGSVSPKTLFAEDNKS from the coding sequence ATGGCGGGGGCTGAATCCGCACTACCCGCAGTTGATCATGTGGTGTTGGATAACAGCGATACTGAAGTCTCAGAGGTCGTGGAATGCGATTCCACAGTTGTAGAAGTGCTGGACAAGAGTGCCGGTGAAGAAGTTCGTCTGCAATTTCCCTTGGGAAATAAGGAAGATGTAGAATCCCTTGGCACAGTTTGTGATCTTGAGAATAATGAGGGTAATGTTGCTGAGGCAACCACTCTGAATGTGGTTGCACTAGAAATGTCCATCTCTAGCAAGGTTTCAGATGAAAGTATTTCACTGGGTTGTCAAACACCAAGGGGAAACATCTTTGACCCCTTTGCTCCAGGACCAGAGGAGGCGCTCTGCGGTGCGCCGAAGAAGAACGTGGTTAGGGGAGTAGAGACCCTCTCCCGCAGAAAGCTCATCTTTGAATCTGATGACTTCCCAGTCAAGAGGTTAAGCTTTGAGTTTGATGATTCAGAGGAGGAAGATCTGTATCTCCAGGGGATCTGCAAGATGTTTCTTGATCTGATCATCTCAAACCAAGCGCTGGAGGCAACCGGAGACGGCGAGGCTGTTCTGATAGATGCTGCCATCCCACCTGAAAGCTACAAGACCCCTGAATCAAAGCCTCTGCTCACCGGCATCGCGGACACCTGCCCGGACGCTCCTCTGCGGCCATCTCTGAAGATGATCAAGCTCAGCCCGGGCATCTGCCGGAAGCTCGACTTCGGTTCGGTCAGCCCCAAGACTCTTTTCGCTGAAGACAATAAGAGCTGA
- the LOC125508735 gene encoding uncharacterized protein LOC125508735, with product MASTNGYGSVTGGGLPTHTATSKPPVDDPRHQKQRLRRRRGCLCCACLAVTLVLIAVVLLILFLTVLRVRDPTTRLVSTRLIGVAPRLTFPALSIQLNVTLLITVSVHNPNPASFSFPTGGHTDLTYRGAHVGDAEIDPGRVPSKGDADVKLALTLQAERFAGDLAQLVADVEAGSLPLEASTRIPGRVAVFGVFKRHAVAYSDCSFVFGVAELGVRSQECRDHTKL from the coding sequence ATGGCGTCCACCAACGGCTACGGCAGCGTCACCGGCGGCGGCCTCCCCACGCACACGGCCACCTCCAAGCCGCCCGTCGACGACCCGCGCCACCAGAAGCAGCGCCTGCGCCGGCGCCGCGGCTGCCTCTGCTGCGCGTGCCTGGCCGTCACCCTCGTCCTCATCGCCGTCGTGCTCCTGATCCTCTTCCTCACCGTGCTCCGCGTGCGGGACCCGACGACGCGGCTCGTCTCCACGCGCCTCATCGGCGTGGCCCCGCGCCTCACCTTCCCGGCGCTCAGCATCCAGCTCAACGTCACCCTCCTCATCACGGTGTCCGTGCACAACCCCAACCCggcctccttctccttccccacGGGCGGCCACACGGACCTCACCTACCGCGGCGCCCACGTCGGCGACGCCGAGATCGACCCCGGCCGCGTCCCCAGTAAGGGGGACGCGGACGTGAAGCTGGCGCTGACGCTGCAGGCGGAGCGGTTCGCCGGGGACCTGGCGCAGCTGGTCGCGGACGTGGAGGCCGGGTCGCTGCCGCTGGAGGCCAGCACCAGGATCCCCGGGCGGGTGGCGGTGTTCGGCGTGTTCAAGCGCCACGCCGTCGCCTACTCCGACTGCAGCTTCGTCTTCGGCGTCGCGGAGCTGGGCGTCCGCAGCCAGGAGTGCCGCGACCACACCAAGCTCTGA